In Brachybacterium saurashtrense, the genomic stretch GTGTGCGCATGACGGAGTCCCGCCGTGTCAGGGGCGCCGTTTCGTGCGACCCGGGCGAGTACCCGTGGCAGCGACCCGGTGTCGACGTCTCCAGGCGAATCCCCACCGCCGTCCCCGTCGGCCCCGTTCCTCGGCCGCCTCGGATGATCCACCGCAGCAGCACAAGAGAAGAGTCTTCGTGGCAAACATCAAGTCCCAGATCAAGCGGAACGCGACGAACGAGAAGGCGCGCCTGCGCAACCGTGCCGTCAAGTCCGAGCTCAAGACCTACACCCGCAAGGTGAAGGCCGCCGTCTCCACCGGCGATGCCGAGGTGGCGGGCGAGGCGCTGAAGGCCGCCTCCCGCAAGCTCGACAAGGCCGTCTCCAAGGGCGTCATCCACAAGAACCAGGCCGCGAACCGCAAGTCCGGTCTCGCGAAGCTGGTCGCGGGCGTCGCCAAGTGACGTCTCCCAGCCTCTGAGCTGACGCCCCGTTCGGCGGGGTGGCCGAGGAGCCCGGTGCGCAGCGATGCGCACCGGGCTCCTCGTTGTCCGGGCGGTGCCCCGGCGTGTGCCGGCGCGCCGGCTCAGCGGGCGCGGCGGGCGCGGCAGATCCCCATCACCATCCGCTGCACGGACCACTGCGGGTCCCGTCCCGCCCCCTTGACCTCGTGATCCGCACGCGCCACGGCCTCCAGGGCCCGCGCCAGGGAGCGGTCGTTCCAGCTGTGCGCCTCACGGCCCAGGTTGCGCAGCATCCAGTCCGGCATTCCGAGGCTGCGCGGGGTGGCGCCCGGGGCGGAGACCTTCGCGAGCGAGCGCATCTTCGAGGCGACCGCGGCGACGATCGGGACCGGGTCCGCACCGGCCAGCTGGGCCTGCTGCAGCAGCTGGAGCGCCTCCTGCTCGCGCCCGGCGATCGCGGCATCCGCGACGGCGAAGGCGGTGGACTCCACGCGTCCTGCGGTGAGGGCGTGGACGTCGGCGACGGAGACCTGCGCGGCCTGCTCGCCGGGATC encodes the following:
- the rpsT gene encoding 30S ribosomal protein S20 translates to MANIKSQIKRNATNEKARLRNRAVKSELKTYTRKVKAAVSTGDAEVAGEALKAASRKLDKAVSKGVIHKNQAANRKSGLAKLVAGVAK